The genomic window TGAGAACACAAGGTGGAGACAACAAAAAATGCATGTCTTTTTGGTTAAGCAGTTCGGGTTGAAAGCTGCTATAAAAAATCATCGTCCTCCCTCGTTGACTACAATAGTCGTCAAATACTTGATATGTTTGATATCGCCGATGAGTAAATGGTAGAGAATAAGATCAACCGGTTGAAACGAAAAAATTTCGTATGCAGTAACAGGACACAATGACCGGCCCCCCTAAATAAAAAAGGTTGATTTCCAATCGGGATCAATGTAATTATCCCCAATCGACATTAATTCTTATTGGGGTTAAATATTATGCTTGATTATATCTATCGCCCTGAAGACCAGTCCATTTTCACGGGTCGTGAGAATGAAATCAGCCAAATTGAGCGGCATTTACTGGGGGAGCGGCCGGCCGACCTGCATCTCTCCGGCCTGCGACGCATCGGGAAATCGATGCTGATTAAGGAGTTTATCTGCCGCCATAGCGCCGACCCCGATGTTCTTTCGGTATACATCAACATGGAGGAACTGTCGGAAGCACCGGAGGATTTTGCCGTCAAGTTTATCGGCTGGCAATTCTATTGGCTGTATGGCAAAGGTGAGACCTTGCCCCTCCCCTACCTCCATCTCCCTTCCCTGATCTTCCAGGTGCCGGATCAAGCATTACGGGAGGCACTACAACCGGTTTTACATGAACTGGAACGGTCGCGGCCCGACCGCCAGCGCCTATTGCAAGAGGCTTTTGCCTTTCCATCCCTCCTGGCTCAGTTCAGCGGGCGACGGGTGCTCCTGTTTCTCGACGAATTTCAGGAGATCGCCAGTCTTACCAAATTCAGCCAGGCCAAGAACATTCTCAGCCTATTACGGGGAGCCAAGGACCGCGCCGCCAATGTCGTCTGGTGCATTTGCGGCTCCATCATCTCGGAAATGGAGGCGATCACCCGTGAGAGCCAGAGCCCGCTGTTCGGACAGTTCACCCATCTTCCTCTCTACCCATATACTCGCAGCGAATCGGATGCGTTGATTCGCAAGTTCATCCCCAAAATGGACAATCGGCTCGCCGGCCTGCTC from Syntrophales bacterium includes these protein-coding regions:
- a CDS encoding AAA family ATPase, with product MLDYIYRPEDQSIFTGRENEISQIERHLLGERPADLHLSGLRRIGKSMLIKEFICRHSADPDVLSVYINMEELSEAPEDFAVKFIGWQFYWLYGKGETLPLPYLHLPSLIFQVPDQALREALQPVLHELERSRPDRQRLLQEAFAFPSLLAQFSGRRVLLFLDEFQEIASLTKFSQAKNILSLLRGAKDRAANVVWCICGSIISEMEAITRESQSPLFGQFTHLPLYPYTRSESDALIRKFIPKMDNRLAGLLHHFSAGNPFYLVQLLRRLNLFAGRGELLTENLVKRAFVAETLSPGGLIHAYCTYLYNISLQRAKGYGVLRSILDLIAANDDAMTQSALARRLRMTQGAVRTNLKELERIGLLHERDRRYYYTDAILRYWVAYVQHGIEAPEFPGERDLMAIMSELDRKYQQKVQYP